A window from Telopea speciosissima isolate NSW1024214 ecotype Mountain lineage chromosome 8, Tspe_v1, whole genome shotgun sequence encodes these proteins:
- the LOC122672206 gene encoding uncharacterized protein LOC122672206: protein MEKIFRVLECTDHQKVTCATFMLEGEANMWWKTSRQILEAQDPVITWARFLETFYKNFFPESLKERKEVEFLHLTQGSDSVMAYKKKFEELAWFAPAHIDTDAKKAKKLLRGLNPQLKGSIVVLKLRSYAEVLERALLLEDSQRGTIQGNSSKV from the coding sequence ATGGAGAAAATCTTCAGAGTCTTGGAGTGCACCGACCACCAAAAGGTCACTTGCGCCACATTCATGCTGGAGGGAGAAGCTAATATGTGGTGGAAGACTTCTAGGCAAATTCTAGAAGCTCAAGATCCAGTAATTACATGGGCAAGATTCTTAGAGACCTTCTACAAGAACTTCTTCCCTGAAAGCCttaaggagagaaaggaggtgGAGTTTTTACATTTGACTCAGGGATCAGATTCAGTGATGGCctacaaaaagaaatttgaagaattgGCTTGGTTTGCACCTGCACACATTGATACTGATGCTAAGAAGGCTAAGAAACTTTTGAGAGGTTTGAATCCCCAATTGAAGGGATCAATCGTAGTATTGAAGCTGAGATCATATGCTGAGGTGCTAGAGAGAGCACTATTATTGGAGGATAGTCAGAGGGGTACTATACAGGGCAACTCGAGTAAGGTATAG